From one Henriciella marina DSM 19595 genomic stretch:
- a CDS encoding TIGR04283 family arsenosugar biosynthesis glycosyltransferase produces the protein MPAPISVVIPTLNAASDLPNCLASLMPGAEAGLIRDVWISDGGSSDATADMADAAGANFLEGGPGRGRQLAAGADASKGDWLLFLHADTALTRDWVERVRDHLADAPGKAAYFTLAFRSDHPMAKHIARRANWRARMLGLPYGDQGLLIPRTLYEETSGYEDIPLMEDVRLVQAIGKRRLVMLSAEARTSGEKYERDGWRKRSWKNAWLITRYLMGASPEKLAAAYR, from the coding sequence ATGCCAGCGCCCATTTCCGTCGTGATCCCAACGCTGAATGCGGCGTCCGATCTGCCCAACTGCCTGGCCAGCCTGATGCCCGGCGCCGAAGCTGGCCTCATTCGAGATGTCTGGATCAGCGATGGCGGCTCCAGCGATGCCACAGCAGACATGGCTGACGCAGCAGGCGCGAACTTTCTCGAAGGTGGCCCGGGGCGCGGACGCCAGCTTGCGGCAGGCGCCGACGCATCAAAGGGTGACTGGCTGTTATTTCTTCACGCTGACACGGCGCTCACCCGCGACTGGGTAGAGCGTGTGCGGGATCATCTCGCCGACGCGCCGGGCAAGGCCGCCTATTTCACGCTGGCCTTCCGGTCAGACCATCCGATGGCCAAGCACATTGCCCGCCGGGCCAATTGGCGCGCGCGCATGCTCGGTCTGCCCTATGGCGACCAGGGGCTGCTCATTCCGCGAACACTGTATGAAGAGACCAGTGGCTATGAGGATATTCCACTGATGGAGGATGTCCGGCTGGTTCAGGCGATCGGCAAACGCAGGCTGGTCATGCTCTCGGCTGAGGCGCGAACGTCTGGCGAGAAATATGAGCGGGATGGCTGGCGCAAGAGAAGCTGGAAGAATGCCTGGCTGATTACACGTTATCTCATGGGTGCGAGCCCTGAAAAGCTCGCCGCCGCCTATCGCTAG
- a CDS encoding hemerythrin domain-containing protein yields the protein MSTIYETLKKDHDKHREMLDLIVTTSGDNEMRRDVWDKFYYDVSAHAAAEEETFYSKLMATEDGQPEGRHSVAEHKELDDLMEELNDTDMSSPGWLVKFKQLKERYEHHMEEEENDVFPVAKETVGKDGNEQIGAAFKKRKADEFELVEEKAEEKLEE from the coding sequence ATGTCCACGATTTACGAAACCCTGAAGAAAGACCACGACAAGCACCGCGAGATGCTCGACCTGATTGTGACCACAAGCGGTGACAATGAGATGCGCCGCGACGTCTGGGACAAGTTCTACTACGATGTCAGCGCGCATGCGGCCGCTGAAGAAGAGACCTTCTATTCCAAGCTGATGGCAACAGAGGATGGCCAGCCAGAAGGCCGCCACTCCGTCGCTGAGCACAAAGAGCTAGACGACCTCATGGAAGAGCTCAACGACACCGACATGTCATCGCCGGGCTGGCTCGTGAAATTCAAGCAGCTGAAAGAACGCTACGAGCACCACATGGAAGAAGAAGAAAACGACGTTTTTCCAGTGGCGAAAGAAACAGTCGGTAAGGATGGGAACGAACAAATCGGAGCTGCGTTCAAGAAGCGTAAGGCAGACGAATTCGAGCTTGTCGAGGAAAAAGCCGAAGAGAAGCTCGAAGAGTAG
- a CDS encoding electron transfer flavoprotein-ubiquinone oxidoreductase has product MSEAVERESMEFDLVIVGGGPAGLSAAIRAKQLANEAGEELEVVVLEKGGEIGAHILSGVVVDPSGLDALIPGWRTRDDAPLKTEVTGDKFIWLGPKGSMDISLLPMPGYMKNHGNYTGSLANVTRWLGQEAENLGVNVFPGFAASDIVYGEAGEVKGVIAGVMGIAADGSHKADYEPGMELLGKYVFFAEGARGSLSKQLIQKFDLSKDRDPQKYGIGLKELWSVPEENFQEGYVQHTLGWPLDNKTGGGSFLYHFRDGGEPFVSLGFVVHLNYKNPYISPYQELQRWKHHPDILKFIQGGKRVGYGARAITEGGYQSLPKLTFPGGALIGCSAGFVNVPRIKGSHNAILTGMMGAEAAVAAIKEGRQGDELTAYQEAYEVSSVRKELFAVRNVKPLLSKAGTVLGTLLGGVEMWTTKLLGGFSFFGTLSHGKSDANSLEPASKYKPIDYPRPDGKISFDKLTNVSFTNTNHAEDQPVHLIVKDMELQKKSEHDVYAGPSQRYCPAGVYEWVEEDGKEPRFQINAQNCIHCKTCDIKDPNQNINWVTPEGGGGPAYPNM; this is encoded by the coding sequence ATGAGCGAAGCGGTCGAACGCGAATCCATGGAATTCGATCTCGTGATCGTCGGCGGGGGACCTGCAGGTCTGTCCGCCGCGATCCGGGCCAAACAGCTGGCGAACGAAGCAGGCGAAGAGCTTGAAGTCGTCGTGCTGGAAAAAGGCGGTGAGATCGGCGCGCATATCCTCTCTGGTGTGGTTGTCGACCCATCCGGCCTCGATGCGCTGATCCCTGGCTGGCGAACACGCGATGATGCGCCGCTCAAGACCGAAGTGACAGGCGACAAGTTCATCTGGCTCGGCCCCAAGGGATCGATGGATATTTCCCTGCTGCCAATGCCTGGCTATATGAAGAACCATGGCAACTATACCGGCTCGCTCGCCAATGTGACCCGCTGGCTCGGCCAGGAAGCGGAGAATCTCGGCGTGAACGTGTTCCCGGGTTTTGCGGCTTCCGACATCGTTTATGGCGAAGCCGGTGAAGTGAAGGGCGTCATTGCTGGCGTCATGGGCATTGCCGCCGACGGCAGCCACAAGGCCGACTATGAGCCCGGCATGGAACTGCTCGGCAAATATGTCTTCTTCGCCGAAGGCGCACGCGGCTCTCTTTCAAAGCAACTCATTCAGAAATTCGACCTCTCCAAGGACCGCGATCCGCAGAAATACGGCATCGGCCTGAAAGAGCTCTGGTCCGTACCGGAAGAGAATTTCCAGGAAGGCTACGTTCAGCACACGCTCGGCTGGCCGCTCGACAACAAGACCGGCGGTGGCAGCTTCCTTTATCACTTCCGTGATGGCGGTGAGCCGTTCGTCTCGCTCGGCTTTGTCGTGCACCTCAATTACAAGAACCCGTACATCTCCCCGTATCAGGAGCTGCAGCGCTGGAAGCACCATCCGGACATCCTGAAATTCATTCAGGGCGGCAAGCGCGTAGGCTATGGTGCCCGCGCAATCACCGAAGGCGGCTATCAGTCCCTGCCGAAGCTGACCTTCCCGGGCGGCGCGCTGATCGGCTGTTCGGCCGGTTTCGTCAACGTGCCACGCATCAAGGGCAGCCATAACGCCATCCTGACTGGCATGATGGGCGCAGAAGCTGCTGTCGCCGCGATCAAGGAAGGCCGTCAGGGCGATGAGCTCACGGCCTATCAGGAGGCTTATGAGGTCTCGTCAGTTCGCAAGGAGCTGTTCGCGGTTCGCAATGTGAAGCCGCTTCTCTCCAAGGCCGGAACGGTTCTCGGCACACTGCTCGGCGGTGTCGAGATGTGGACCACGAAACTCCTCGGCGGGTTTTCCTTCTTCGGCACGCTCAGCCACGGCAAATCCGATGCAAACTCGCTGGAGCCTGCCTCCAAGTACAAGCCGATCGACTATCCGCGGCCTGACGGCAAGATCAGCTTCGACAAGCTGACCAATGTCTCCTTCACCAACACGAACCATGCAGAAGACCAGCCGGTCCACCTGATCGTGAAGGATATGGAGCTGCAGAAGAAGTCAGAGCACGATGTCTATGCAGGCCCGTCGCAGCGTTACTGCCCGGCTGGTGTGTATGAGTGGGTCGAAGAAGACGGCAAGGAGCCGCGCTTCCAGATCAATGCGCAGAACTGCATTCACTGCAAGACGTGCGACATCAAGGATCCGAACCAGAACATCAACTGGGTCACGCCTGAAGGCGGCGGCGGTCCGGCCTATCCGAACATGTAG
- a CDS encoding 4-(cytidine 5'-diphospho)-2-C-methyl-D-erythritol kinase: protein MLAPAKINLFLHVGPAKDNGRHDLDSLVMFAGPEASDRVEARRASALSLTLDGPLAAPELATTDNLVLRTLSACASRGLRVPPMAIVLHKYIPVAAGLGGGSADAGAMLRQLVKLGTLTDQIAWTLAASLGGDVPAAYLAQACRMQGEGQIVRRTPKLPDLPTLLVNPGLPCPTGPVFQAFDEQAGASDITALDLPAFDHPPEMIAWLRGNSRNDLEAPAIELVPEIRNVLDALSELSGCALSRMSGSGASCFALFETRSALVSATDALKSRHPNWWIAPTLLKGG from the coding sequence ATGCTGGCCCCGGCCAAGATAAACCTTTTCCTGCATGTCGGGCCGGCCAAGGACAATGGCCGCCACGACCTTGATTCTCTCGTCATGTTCGCCGGGCCTGAAGCGTCCGACCGGGTCGAGGCACGGCGGGCAAGCGCGCTCAGCCTGACGCTGGATGGCCCGCTCGCGGCACCAGAGCTTGCGACGACAGATAACCTTGTCCTGCGCACCCTTTCGGCCTGCGCGTCTCGCGGGCTTCGCGTGCCGCCGATGGCAATTGTCCTTCATAAGTACATCCCGGTTGCCGCTGGTCTCGGCGGGGGCTCTGCGGATGCAGGCGCCATGCTCCGCCAGCTGGTTAAGCTGGGGACGCTGACCGACCAGATCGCCTGGACGCTGGCTGCGAGTCTCGGCGGCGATGTGCCAGCCGCCTATCTGGCACAGGCCTGCCGGATGCAGGGCGAGGGGCAGATTGTCAGGCGCACGCCAAAACTGCCCGACCTGCCCACCCTGCTCGTCAATCCGGGCCTGCCCTGTCCAACCGGACCTGTCTTTCAGGCCTTCGATGAGCAGGCAGGCGCATCGGACATCACGGCGCTGGATTTGCCAGCCTTTGATCACCCGCCGGAAATGATCGCCTGGCTGCGCGGCAATTCAAGAAACGACCTTGAAGCCCCTGCAATCGAATTGGTGCCAGAGATCCGAAACGTTCTCGACGCGCTCTCTGAGCTTTCCGGCTGCGCCCTGTCACGGATGTCAGGCTCTGGTGCAAGCTGCTTTGCCCTTTTTGAGACGCGCAGCGCGCTCGTATCTGCAACGGATGCGTTGAAATCACGCCATCCGAACTGGTGGATAGCTCCCACACTGCTGAAAGGCGGTTAA
- a CDS encoding glycosyltransferase family 4 protein yields MRELILLLAILVLAALVSYWTCRLTCRWGVLDVPDGQRKFQSAPVPRLGGVGVLAGVFAIVAVAGVLHAVQPLLIGGDFFPGGVRSVAVALAASLLFAAIGAADDISDLNATLKLGLLLAVCIGAPLLGVAAPAIDSPFGDLATPLILVAGSALWLLVFTNATNFMDGSNGLAMGTLAIMFAGLGASLMLGESGHFPPGLIAPVGAIAGFLILNMRGKLYAGDVGAFGVSGLFAALALISGLPVWTIATLALPVLVDTLLTLAMRARRGESLLTAHRDHAYQALIKSGWSAFEVALVWWGLAAACATGASIGAVGGGALPFAIFVCFTILLSGGWITVQRACRHMVARV; encoded by the coding sequence ATGCGCGAACTGATTCTCCTATTGGCCATCCTTGTGCTGGCCGCACTCGTTTCCTACTGGACGTGCAGGCTGACCTGCCGCTGGGGCGTGCTCGATGTGCCCGATGGTCAGCGCAAGTTCCAGAGCGCTCCCGTGCCGAGACTGGGCGGTGTTGGCGTGCTGGCCGGGGTCTTCGCGATTGTGGCGGTTGCAGGCGTGCTTCACGCGGTCCAGCCGCTTTTGATCGGCGGTGACTTTTTCCCGGGCGGAGTACGGTCGGTCGCCGTGGCCCTAGCGGCGAGCCTTCTCTTCGCTGCAATCGGTGCGGCCGACGATATCAGCGACCTCAACGCCACTTTGAAACTCGGGCTGCTGCTTGCCGTCTGTATCGGCGCGCCGCTTCTGGGCGTTGCCGCGCCTGCCATCGACAGCCCGTTCGGCGACCTGGCGACACCGCTCATTCTTGTGGCCGGGTCCGCGCTCTGGCTACTGGTTTTCACCAATGCCACGAACTTCATGGATGGCAGTAATGGCCTCGCCATGGGCACGCTGGCAATCATGTTTGCCGGTCTTGGCGCAAGCCTGATGCTTGGCGAGAGCGGCCACTTCCCGCCCGGCCTGATCGCCCCGGTCGGTGCCATTGCCGGATTTCTGATCCTGAACATGCGCGGGAAACTCTATGCCGGAGATGTTGGCGCGTTCGGTGTGAGCGGCCTTTTTGCGGCTCTTGCCCTGATCTCCGGGCTGCCTGTGTGGACGATTGCAACGCTGGCGCTGCCGGTGCTTGTCGATACGCTTCTGACACTTGCCATGCGGGCGCGGCGTGGCGAGAGTCTGTTAACGGCGCACCGCGATCACGCGTACCAAGCGCTTATCAAGTCGGGCTGGTCGGCATTTGAAGTCGCGCTGGTCTGGTGGGGGCTTGCAGCCGCATGCGCGACGGGCGCTTCAATCGGCGCGGTCGGGGGCGGCGCCCTACCCTTCGCGATCTTCGTCTGCTTCACCATCCTGCTCAGCGGTGGCTGGATTACTGTTCAGCGAGCGTGCCGCCACATGGTCGCGCGCGTCTGA
- a CDS encoding tetratricopeptide repeat protein codes for MIKARHLTATLAAMAAFLSGCTSLPDYGFSLSGSERPADEIAVAQAEAEATSQSSDFSDFLIARFASLTNDPEEAAEKYAQVARARPGDASITERAVFSALLANNFPLALSVSESAGDKLLEQSSLPRLAMAAEAIASKDYEQVSRLTKRDTSGPFYALVLGSLEAWSLFGRGELATAELTLMDAAGDDPYLRDIMLNSLALMEVAAEQDDEALETLGVLEDNGTLTAAAAESYARLLASRGETAHALSALSVYLEETGHNPLISDALERLTAGEPLPVVRLSASEGAALSIYVPAAALAAQSADDLPGVYYSIALRLDPQLQAARALFADALDRSGRSEDAITMLRAIPESSPYHVTAIGQLAWALHRTGRDEEALDIARQTLTEGPQRDLKIQIADLLRALEADEDALSAFNEIIAADEAENLGDWRLYYARGALRERLGHWPEAEEDLLQAKMLNPSSPEVLNHLGYSWVDRGLHLERGMDLIRQALSLRPNSGAITDSLGWGYYKLGDFDQAVYYLELAAEIEPDLAEIIDHLGDAYWMTGRRTEARFQWERAITLLQDDKQQIRKLRRKMLTGPETQAASRDN; via the coding sequence ATGATCAAAGCGCGCCATCTCACTGCTACTCTCGCGGCCATGGCAGCCTTCCTGTCGGGCTGTACGTCTCTGCCAGACTACGGGTTTTCGCTTTCTGGCAGTGAGCGCCCCGCCGATGAGATCGCGGTGGCGCAGGCCGAGGCCGAAGCGACCTCGCAGTCCAGTGACTTCAGCGACTTTCTGATTGCCCGCTTTGCCTCCCTGACAAATGACCCCGAAGAAGCCGCTGAAAAGTATGCTCAAGTGGCGCGGGCCCGGCCCGGCGACGCCAGCATTACAGAGCGCGCGGTCTTCTCAGCCCTGCTTGCCAATAATTTCCCGCTGGCCCTGTCTGTGTCCGAGAGCGCCGGCGATAAACTCCTTGAGCAGTCGAGCCTTCCACGGCTTGCGATGGCGGCCGAAGCAATCGCCTCGAAGGATTATGAGCAAGTTTCGCGGCTTACAAAGCGCGACACGTCCGGCCCGTTCTATGCGCTCGTCCTTGGTTCGCTGGAAGCCTGGTCACTGTTTGGTCGGGGGGAGCTTGCCACGGCCGAACTGACGCTGATGGATGCGGCAGGCGATGATCCGTACCTGCGCGATATCATGCTGAACTCGCTCGCCTTGATGGAAGTGGCGGCCGAACAGGATGACGAAGCACTGGAGACGCTTGGCGTGCTGGAGGACAACGGCACGTTGACGGCAGCGGCGGCCGAAAGCTATGCGCGCCTGCTCGCCAGCCGGGGTGAAACCGCGCATGCTTTGAGCGCGCTATCGGTCTATCTGGAAGAGACCGGGCACAATCCGCTGATTTCAGATGCGCTTGAACGTCTGACGGCAGGCGAGCCGCTACCCGTTGTGCGGCTTAGCGCCAGCGAAGGCGCTGCGCTTTCGATCTATGTGCCCGCGGCGGCTCTGGCGGCGCAATCAGCCGATGATTTGCCGGGCGTCTATTACTCGATCGCCCTTCGCCTTGACCCGCAATTGCAGGCCGCACGTGCGCTTTTTGCTGACGCACTGGACCGCTCGGGGCGCAGCGAAGACGCGATCACCATGCTGCGGGCGATCCCGGAAAGCTCGCCTTATCATGTCACCGCCATTGGCCAGCTTGCCTGGGCGCTCCATCGCACAGGGCGCGACGAGGAAGCACTCGACATCGCGCGGCAGACCCTCACCGAAGGTCCGCAACGCGATCTGAAAATCCAGATTGCAGACCTTCTACGTGCCCTCGAAGCCGACGAGGACGCGCTGTCCGCGTTCAATGAGATCATTGCTGCCGATGAGGCCGAAAACCTCGGCGACTGGCGTCTTTACTATGCGCGCGGGGCCCTTCGCGAACGCCTCGGTCACTGGCCGGAAGCTGAAGAAGACCTGCTTCAGGCCAAGATGCTCAACCCGTCCTCGCCGGAGGTCCTCAACCATCTTGGCTATAGCTGGGTGGACCGCGGGCTTCACCTTGAGCGCGGCATGGACCTCATTCGCCAGGCCCTGTCGCTGCGGCCAAACAGTGGCGCGATCACCGACAGCCTCGGCTGGGGGTATTACAAACTCGGCGATTTCGATCAGGCCGTCTATTATCTGGAGCTTGCTGCAGAGATCGAGCCCGACCTTGCTGAAATTATCGATCATCTCGGCGATGCCTACTGGATGACGGGACGGCGCACCGAAGCGCGTTTTCAGTGGGAGCGCGCGATCACACTGCTGCAGGATGATAAGCAGCAGATCCGGAAGCTGCGCCGCAAAATGCTGACGGGTCCGGAAACGCAGGCCGCAAGCCGGGACAATTAA
- a CDS encoding TIGR04282 family arsenosugar biosynthesis glycosyltransferase, with protein MTRPTLLIFTKAPRIGASKTRLAADAGRGTARRMSRALTAHTIRQSQHPAWRTRLLVDPPSEIRSTLGGLWPAHIERRAQRGRGLGARLTNAMKEAPHGAVIFIGTDAPGLTRAMILRCIQHLKHDGAVFGPARDGGFWLFGLSHSLRDPSVFEGVRWSSPHAMEDVCSNLPSQAKVSLLPQLIDIDTWADWQLYKKQYSR; from the coding sequence ATGACCAGACCCACGCTCCTCATCTTCACCAAGGCGCCGCGCATCGGCGCCTCGAAGACACGGCTTGCGGCGGATGCAGGCCGAGGCACGGCGCGCCGCATGTCGCGCGCGCTGACGGCGCACACGATCCGTCAGTCGCAGCATCCTGCCTGGCGCACGCGCCTGCTTGTCGATCCACCGTCCGAGATCCGTTCGACCCTTGGCGGATTATGGCCTGCACACATTGAGCGGCGGGCACAGCGCGGACGCGGACTTGGCGCGCGGCTGACCAATGCCATGAAGGAGGCCCCGCATGGGGCGGTCATCTTCATCGGCACAGACGCACCCGGTCTCACCCGTGCGATGATCCTGCGCTGCATCCAGCATCTGAAGCATGATGGCGCGGTCTTTGGCCCGGCGCGTGACGGCGGGTTCTGGCTGTTTGGTCTCAGCCATAGTTTGCGCGACCCATCAGTATTCGAAGGGGTCCGTTGGTCCAGCCCGCACGCAATGGAAGACGTCTGCAGTAACCTGCCATCTCAGGCAAAGGTTTCACTCTTGCCTCAACTAATCGACATCGATACATGGGCCGACTGGCAACTGTATAAAAAGCAGTACAGTCGCTGA
- a CDS encoding BLUF domain-containing protein produces MFKLAYVSVATKTLSSVDLQNILESAITNNRESDVTGILLFNGTNFMQVIEGPQKAVEKVFDQICKDDRHRNVVVIYRERTAVREFDEAPMLLQIVPASHGDAPDGMTITKDIALFLPSSLAKHFRTILESFDTRRG; encoded by the coding sequence ATGTTCAAACTCGCCTATGTCAGTGTCGCCACCAAGACGCTTTCTTCAGTCGATCTTCAGAACATCCTGGAGTCTGCCATTACGAATAACCGGGAGAGTGACGTCACCGGCATCCTGCTCTTCAATGGCACGAACTTCATGCAGGTGATCGAGGGCCCGCAGAAGGCCGTCGAGAAGGTATTCGACCAGATCTGCAAGGATGACCGTCACCGCAACGTCGTCGTGATCTATCGCGAACGCACGGCGGTGCGCGAGTTCGACGAGGCGCCGATGCTGCTTCAGATCGTGCCTGCCTCACATGGTGACGCCCCGGACGGCATGACGATCACCAAGGATATTGCGCTCTTCCTTCCCTCGAGCCTTGCAAAACACTTCCGGACGATCCTGGAAAGTTTCGACACCAGGCGCGGATAG
- a CDS encoding uracil-DNA glycosylase → MSQPQQIQALEALRDWWAEMGVEADEAEIRALTKAARANAAPEDAASPARRPRTIPREKRHEDWVEEARNLSRAAASFSDLKSAIEGFDGCLLKEAARHAACFDGVEGAPVMVIGEGPGAEEDKQGLPFVGRAGQLLDRMLGAIGLSRATNVFITNVNYWRPPGNRNPSDEELALCRPFVDRMIEIGQPKLIIAAGGVSAKSLLQASIGIMKLRGTEQKLETPGGYSAPLFPIFHPAFLLRRPEEKSRAWRDLLQIQERFEALS, encoded by the coding sequence ATGTCTCAACCACAGCAGATTCAGGCACTCGAAGCCCTCCGTGACTGGTGGGCGGAAATGGGTGTGGAGGCTGATGAGGCTGAAATCCGTGCCCTGACAAAGGCTGCGCGAGCCAACGCAGCCCCGGAGGACGCTGCGTCACCTGCGCGGCGTCCACGCACAATTCCGAGAGAAAAGCGTCATGAAGACTGGGTCGAGGAGGCCCGAAACCTGTCCCGCGCCGCAGCTTCGTTCAGTGATCTTAAAAGTGCGATTGAAGGGTTTGATGGCTGCCTTCTGAAGGAAGCGGCCCGGCATGCGGCATGTTTTGATGGGGTCGAGGGCGCGCCTGTCATGGTTATCGGCGAAGGCCCGGGCGCTGAAGAGGACAAGCAGGGCCTGCCTTTTGTGGGGCGGGCCGGGCAATTGCTGGACCGTATGCTGGGCGCGATTGGCCTCTCTCGCGCGACGAATGTGTTCATCACGAATGTGAATTACTGGCGCCCGCCCGGAAACCGGAACCCGTCTGACGAGGAGCTCGCACTCTGCCGCCCCTTTGTCGACCGGATGATCGAGATCGGCCAGCCAAAACTGATCATCGCGGCTGGAGGCGTATCAGCGAAGTCGCTGCTTCAGGCCTCGATCGGCATCATGAAACTGCGCGGGACGGAACAGAAGCTCGAGACACCGGGCGGCTATTCAGCCCCCCTCTTCCCGATTTTCCATCCAGCCTTCCTGCTAAGGCGGCCAGAAGAGAAGAGCCGCGCCTGGCGTGACTTGTTGCAGATACAGGAGAGATTTGAGGCGCTCAGCTAA
- a CDS encoding PA0069 family radical SAM protein, with product MRLNQKLPPKGRVTNLDVSHTAERHEHRGRGAISNQTGRFERETRDAFDDGWGTVEEAAGRLQTSLTRETARTIITYNRSPDISFDRTINPYRGCEHGCVYCFARPTHAYHGLSAGLDFESRIFFKPDGPALLKKELSRPSYVPRPIALGMNTDAYQPVERQLKLTRTFLEILSEHNHPVTLLTKSALIQRDIDLIAPMAEKGLARVGVSLTSLDPRLSRLMEPRAAAPYRRLQTISALAEAGIPVITMTAPIIPALNEPEMEDMLEAAAEHGATNAGYVVLRLPFELKDIFHEWLAEHYPDRAAKVINTLRDMRGGQDYDANWFERGRGRGVHARLISQRFKKAARRLGLDEGRPRLRTDLFRPAEPPNGQMRLEL from the coding sequence ATGAGACTGAACCAGAAACTTCCCCCCAAGGGCCGCGTCACCAATCTCGACGTCTCGCACACGGCTGAGCGCCATGAACATCGTGGACGCGGCGCTATTTCGAATCAGACGGGGCGATTCGAGCGTGAAACACGCGACGCGTTTGATGATGGCTGGGGCACAGTTGAAGAGGCAGCCGGGCGTCTTCAGACGAGCCTGACCCGCGAGACCGCGCGCACCATCATTACCTATAATCGCTCACCGGACATTTCCTTCGACCGCACGATCAATCCCTATCGCGGCTGTGAGCATGGCTGCGTCTATTGTTTTGCGCGGCCGACACATGCCTATCATGGACTATCGGCCGGACTCGATTTCGAGAGCCGCATCTTCTTCAAGCCTGACGGCCCTGCCCTTCTTAAGAAGGAGCTGTCGCGCCCCTCCTATGTGCCGAGACCCATCGCGCTCGGCATGAACACCGATGCGTATCAACCAGTCGAACGCCAGCTGAAGCTGACGCGGACCTTTCTGGAAATCCTGTCAGAGCACAATCACCCGGTGACCCTGCTCACCAAGTCGGCCCTGATCCAGCGCGATATCGATCTCATCGCGCCGATGGCGGAGAAAGGTCTTGCGCGTGTTGGTGTGTCCCTGACATCGCTTGACCCACGCCTGTCGCGCCTGATGGAGCCGCGCGCCGCAGCGCCATACCGGCGGCTTCAGACCATCTCTGCGCTTGCCGAAGCCGGTATTCCCGTCATCACGATGACGGCGCCGATCATACCCGCGCTGAATGAGCCAGAGATGGAAGACATGCTGGAAGCCGCCGCTGAGCATGGCGCGACCAATGCAGGCTATGTGGTCCTGCGCCTGCCCTTCGAGCTGAAGGATATCTTTCATGAATGGCTGGCGGAGCATTACCCGGACAGGGCGGCCAAGGTCATCAACACGCTGCGCGATATGCGCGGAGGGCAGGACTATGATGCGAACTGGTTCGAACGTGGCCGGGGACGCGGCGTTCATGCCCGCCTGATTTCACAGCGCTTCAAGAAAGCGGCCCGAAGGCTCGGTCTCGATGAAGGCCGCCCGCGGCTTCGCACAGATCTCTTCCGGCCAGCAGAGCCGCCAAACGGGCAGATGCGGCTCGAACTCTGA